The Burkholderia ubonensis genome has a window encoding:
- a CDS encoding ABC transporter permease — MTARAAARARRIAIDKVGVLTGALTIGAVLFAPFVVLRPNRIAAGAGLPVFGALPAAQAAALAALWIAAALWTMTTSRPASRLAAGCGLLATLGYAAGAAAAHLVAPEDALARVSPAAGIWLLLFAWAVLVADALARLAFGPWRRLAALAVAAAALALPLSTGWWDGLSVMREYAVRGDDFWREAVRHVALAGGSVAAAFVAGLPLGIACARVAAVRAALLPVLNVVQTVPSIAMYGLMMAPLGMLAAHVPLAAALGVRGIGVAPAVLALFLYSLLPIASSVAVGLAQVPAQVTEAARAMGMTAAQRLLQVDLVLALPVILSGVRIVLVQNIGLTAVAALIGGGGFGTFIFQGIGQSAADLVLLGAIPTIALALIAAVVFEAATALARGRTA; from the coding sequence ATGACGGCACGCGCGGCGGCCCGCGCGCGACGCATCGCGATCGACAAGGTCGGCGTCCTCACCGGCGCGCTGACGATCGGCGCGGTGCTGTTCGCGCCGTTCGTCGTGCTGCGGCCGAACCGGATCGCGGCGGGCGCCGGCTTGCCGGTGTTCGGCGCGCTGCCGGCCGCGCAGGCCGCCGCGCTCGCCGCGCTGTGGATCGCGGCCGCGCTGTGGACGATGACGACGAGCCGGCCCGCATCGCGCCTCGCCGCGGGCTGCGGCCTGCTCGCGACGCTCGGCTACGCGGCCGGCGCGGCCGCGGCGCATCTGGTCGCGCCGGAAGACGCGCTCGCGCGCGTGTCGCCGGCCGCCGGCATCTGGCTGCTGCTGTTCGCATGGGCCGTGCTGGTCGCCGACGCGCTCGCGCGGCTCGCGTTCGGGCCGTGGCGGCGGCTCGCCGCGCTGGCCGTCGCCGCCGCGGCGCTCGCGCTGCCGCTGTCGACCGGCTGGTGGGACGGCCTGTCCGTGATGCGCGAATACGCGGTGCGCGGCGACGATTTCTGGCGCGAGGCCGTGCGGCACGTCGCGCTGGCCGGCGGCTCGGTCGCGGCCGCCTTCGTCGCGGGGCTGCCGCTCGGCATCGCGTGCGCGCGCGTCGCGGCCGTGCGCGCGGCGCTGCTGCCGGTCCTCAACGTCGTGCAGACGGTGCCGAGCATCGCGATGTACGGGCTGATGATGGCGCCGCTCGGCATGCTCGCCGCGCACGTGCCGCTCGCGGCCGCGCTCGGCGTGCGCGGGATCGGCGTCGCGCCGGCCGTGCTCGCGCTGTTCCTGTATTCGCTGCTGCCGATCGCGTCGAGCGTCGCGGTCGGGCTCGCGCAGGTGCCGGCGCAGGTGACGGAAGCGGCGCGCGCGATGGGCATGACGGCCGCGCAGCGCCTGCTGCAGGTCGACCTCGTGCTCGCGCTGCCGGTGATCCTGAGCGGCGTGCGCATCGTGCTCGTGCAGAACATCGGCCTGACCGCGGTCGCCGCGCTGATCGGCGGCGGCGGCTTCGGCACCTTCATCTTCCAGGGCATCGGGCAATCGGCCGCCGATCTCGTGCTGCTCGGCGCGATCCCGACGATCGCGCTCGCGCTGATCGCCGCCGTCGTATTCGAAGCCGCGACCGCGCTCGCGAGGGGACGCACCGCATGA
- a CDS encoding 2-hydroxyacid dehydrogenase, with the protein MKPELLVLIALRDDAHRRIAASYHVHHAPTAEARGQAIAEHGGAIRAVLTNGSTGLTAAEIDRMPALTLVGSLGAGYEHIDVAHAKARGVVVVTGAGTNDDCVADHAFALLLAAVRGIVRLDGATRAGIWRDALPMPPNVSGRKLGIVGLGRIGEKIARRAAGFDLEIGYHNRSRKEVPYRYFDRLDALARWADFLVVATPGGALTRHLIGRDVLDALGPDGFLVNVSRGSVVDTAALAEALRESRLAGAGLDVYEGEPDPPRALVGLDNVVLTPHLGGWSPDALDRSVRQFLDNAARHFAGQPVLTPV; encoded by the coding sequence ATGAAACCCGAGTTGCTGGTTCTGATCGCGCTGCGCGACGACGCGCACCGCCGCATCGCCGCGTCGTACCACGTTCACCACGCGCCGACGGCCGAGGCGCGCGGCCAGGCGATCGCGGAACACGGCGGCGCGATCCGCGCGGTGCTGACCAACGGCAGCACGGGCCTCACCGCCGCCGAGATCGACCGGATGCCTGCATTGACCCTGGTCGGCTCGCTCGGCGCGGGCTACGAGCATATCGACGTCGCGCATGCGAAGGCGCGCGGCGTGGTGGTCGTGACCGGCGCGGGCACCAACGACGACTGCGTCGCCGATCACGCGTTCGCGCTGCTGCTGGCGGCCGTGCGCGGGATCGTGCGGCTCGACGGCGCGACCCGTGCGGGCATCTGGCGCGACGCGTTGCCGATGCCGCCGAACGTGTCCGGCAGGAAGCTCGGCATCGTCGGGCTCGGCAGGATCGGCGAGAAGATCGCGCGCCGCGCGGCCGGCTTCGATCTCGAGATCGGCTATCACAACCGGTCGCGCAAGGAGGTTCCCTACCGCTATTTCGACCGGCTCGACGCGCTGGCGCGCTGGGCGGACTTCCTGGTCGTCGCGACGCCGGGCGGTGCGCTCACCCGGCACCTGATCGGCCGCGACGTGCTCGACGCGCTCGGCCCGGACGGCTTTCTCGTCAACGTGTCGCGCGGCAGCGTCGTCGATACCGCTGCTTTGGCAGAGGCGCTGCGCGAAAGCCGGCTCGCGGGCGCGGGGCTCGACGTGTACGAAGGCGAGCCCGATCCGCCGCGCGCGCTGGTCGGGCTCGACAACGTCGTGCTGACGCCGCACCTGGGCGGCTGGTCACCCGACGCGCTCGATCGCTCGGTGCGGCAGTTTCTGGACAACGCGGCGCGGCATTTCGCCGGCCAGCCCGTGCTGACGCCGGTGTGA
- a CDS encoding ABC transporter ATP-binding protein has protein sequence MIEIERLGKRFGDVVAVDDVSLTMQRGTITALVGASGSGKSTLLRMINRLIAPGTGAVRIDGVDTASVPPEQLRRRIGYVIQGHGLFPHWSVARNIATVPRLLGWDAARIDARVRELLALFNLAPDEFAGKLPHELSGGQQQRVGVARALAAEPAMLLMDEPFGALDPIIRGKAQDDLLALQRRLGITVVLVTHDIEEALKLGDTIAVMDGGRLLQVAPPAEILGRPAAGVVEQLVAGVDRPLRLLALTPVGDVAEPGVANGPPIAATRTLRDAISELLWRGVEALPVGEANGDGAHGAPAARRITLDAIRAHARKPA, from the coding sequence ATGATCGAAATCGAACGCCTCGGCAAGCGCTTCGGCGATGTCGTCGCCGTCGACGACGTATCGCTGACGATGCAGCGCGGCACGATCACCGCGCTCGTCGGCGCATCGGGCAGCGGCAAGTCGACGCTGCTGCGGATGATCAACCGGCTGATCGCGCCGGGCACGGGCGCGGTTCGCATCGACGGCGTCGATACGGCGAGCGTGCCGCCCGAGCAGCTGCGGCGGCGCATCGGCTACGTGATCCAGGGCCACGGGCTGTTTCCGCACTGGAGCGTCGCGCGCAACATCGCGACCGTGCCGCGCCTGCTCGGCTGGGACGCCGCGCGCATCGACGCGCGCGTGCGCGAACTGCTCGCGCTCTTCAATCTCGCGCCGGACGAGTTCGCGGGCAAGCTGCCGCACGAGCTGTCGGGCGGCCAGCAGCAGCGCGTCGGCGTCGCGCGCGCGCTCGCGGCCGAGCCGGCGATGCTGCTGATGGACGAGCCGTTCGGCGCGCTCGATCCGATCATCCGCGGCAAGGCGCAGGACGACCTGCTCGCGCTGCAGCGGCGGCTCGGCATCACGGTCGTGCTCGTCACGCACGACATCGAGGAAGCGCTGAAGCTCGGCGACACGATCGCGGTGATGGACGGCGGCCGGCTGCTGCAGGTCGCGCCGCCCGCCGAGATCCTCGGCCGGCCGGCGGCGGGCGTCGTCGAGCAGCTCGTCGCGGGCGTCGACCGGCCGCTGCGCCTGCTCGCGCTGACGCCGGTCGGCGACGTGGCCGAGCCCGGCGTCGCAAACGGTCCGCCGATCGCCGCGACCCGCACGCTGCGCGACGCGATCTCGGAGCTGCTGTGGCGCGGCGTCGAAGCATTGCCGGTCGGCGAGGCGAACGGCGATGGCGCGCACGGTGCGCCGGCCGCGCGCCGCATCACGCTCGACGCGATCCGCGCGCACGCGAGGAAGCCCGCATGA
- a CDS encoding sarcosine oxidase subunit delta, with protein sequence MLLIECPWCGPRAESEFTCGGEADIVRPVANETMTDREWGEYVFMRENKRGLHKEQWLHTQGCRRWFKVERDTVTYEIKGYEKFGGAAANAKEEGTSK encoded by the coding sequence ATGTTGCTGATCGAATGTCCGTGGTGCGGGCCGCGCGCCGAATCCGAGTTCACGTGCGGCGGCGAAGCCGACATCGTGCGCCCGGTCGCCAATGAGACCATGACCGACCGCGAATGGGGCGAATACGTGTTCATGCGCGAGAACAAGCGCGGGCTGCACAAGGAGCAGTGGCTGCATACGCAGGGCTGCCGCCGCTGGTTCAAGGTCGAGCGCGATACCGTCACCTACGAAATCAAGGGCTACGAAAAATTCGGCGGAGCCGCCGCCAACGCTAAGGAAGAGGGCACCAGCAAATGA
- a CDS encoding lytic transglycosylase domain-containing protein produces the protein MRRRFLWLIVVSLGIAQQAAAQQAPGLPASAQPASAPQASASAADAASAPLANDQPNGANHRITSYLTKKFGLAKEKATRLADIVNATATKYALPPALVYAIISIESRFQEKARGGGGATGLMQVVPSAHRGLLRNVKDLTEPNANVDVGSRILSGYVRAAGGNVQAGLKSYGGSNAYAAKVMQRVDAFRFVLEPEDGSRNAADATPRMIPVSDPSSAAPSANRNAK, from the coding sequence ATGCGACGACGGTTTCTCTGGCTGATCGTGGTTTCGCTCGGCATTGCGCAACAGGCAGCGGCGCAGCAAGCGCCCGGGCTGCCGGCCTCCGCGCAACCGGCCTCCGCGCCGCAAGCGAGCGCGTCGGCAGCGGACGCCGCATCCGCGCCGCTCGCCAACGATCAGCCCAACGGAGCAAACCACCGCATCACGTCGTATCTGACGAAGAAATTCGGTCTCGCGAAGGAAAAGGCGACGCGGCTCGCCGACATCGTGAACGCCACCGCGACGAAATACGCGCTGCCGCCGGCGCTCGTCTACGCGATCATCTCGATCGAATCGCGCTTCCAGGAGAAAGCGCGCGGCGGGGGCGGCGCGACCGGGCTGATGCAGGTGGTGCCCAGCGCGCACCGCGGGCTGCTGCGGAACGTGAAGGACCTGACCGAGCCGAACGCGAACGTCGACGTCGGCTCCAGGATTCTGTCAGGTTACGTGCGCGCGGCCGGCGGCAACGTGCAGGCCGGCCTGAAGAGCTACGGCGGATCGAATGCCTATGCGGCCAAGGTGATGCAGCGCGTCGACGCGTTCCGCTTCGTGCTCGAACCCGAAGACGGCTCACGCAACGCCGCCGATGCGACGCCGCGGATGATACCGGTCAGCGATCCGTCGAGCGCGGCGCCATCGGCGAACCGCAACGCGAAGTAG
- a CDS encoding sarcosine oxidase subunit gamma, with protein MWNETRNQTQVAGAGGVQLESPFVGAADLLKTQQARASKKFTLRERPFLDLVNVRGELSDPAFVAAFERVVGCRPPAAPNTVARGAEYDVLWLGPDEWLVRSNGPVQAGVLEAALAEAVQGSYAAAVDVGSGYTVVEVSGERVRDVLARGCPLDLHPRQFKAGQCAQSHYFKASIVLVPTGDDSFEIVVRRSFADYFVRIMFDAAAPLAS; from the coding sequence ATGTGGAATGAAACGAGAAACCAGACGCAGGTGGCGGGCGCGGGCGGCGTGCAGCTCGAATCGCCGTTCGTCGGCGCGGCCGACCTGCTGAAGACGCAGCAGGCGCGCGCATCGAAGAAGTTCACGCTGCGCGAGCGGCCGTTCCTCGACCTCGTCAACGTGCGCGGCGAGCTGAGCGACCCGGCGTTCGTCGCCGCGTTCGAGCGCGTGGTCGGCTGCCGGCCGCCTGCCGCGCCGAACACGGTTGCGCGCGGCGCCGAGTACGACGTGCTGTGGCTCGGCCCCGACGAATGGCTCGTGCGCTCGAACGGGCCCGTGCAGGCGGGCGTGCTCGAGGCGGCGCTTGCCGAGGCCGTGCAGGGCTCGTATGCGGCGGCGGTCGACGTCGGCAGCGGCTACACGGTCGTCGAGGTCAGCGGCGAGCGCGTGCGCGACGTGCTGGCGCGCGGCTGCCCGCTCGACCTGCATCCGCGCCAGTTCAAGGCGGGGCAGTGCGCGCAGTCGCATTACTTCAAGGCGTCGATCGTGCTGGTGCCGACCGGTGACGACAGCTTCGAGATCGTCGTGCGCCGCAGCTTCGCCGACTATTTCGTCCGCATCATGTTCGACGCGGCCGCGCCGCTCGCATCATGA
- a CDS encoding dihydroneopterin aldolase, producing MKPVDEPFVSIDAPRLRGRGWSVFVDELKVPARIGIHAHEHDAPQPIVIDAQLGYRCEPSEAGEWIDYDGYCARVAAFLAHKPHTRLLETLVAEIAVLSFREWPALETLTLSVHKPKIRPGTKRVGVSLDWTRGDYLRWTGAAGQL from the coding sequence ATGAAGCCGGTCGACGAACCGTTCGTGTCGATCGACGCGCCGCGCCTGCGAGGGCGCGGCTGGAGCGTGTTCGTCGACGAACTGAAGGTGCCGGCGCGGATCGGCATCCATGCGCACGAGCATGACGCGCCGCAGCCGATCGTGATCGATGCGCAGCTCGGCTATCGCTGCGAGCCGAGCGAGGCGGGGGAGTGGATCGATTACGACGGGTATTGCGCGCGGGTGGCGGCGTTTCTCGCGCACAAGCCGCATACGCGGCTGCTCGAGACGCTGGTCGCCGAGATCGCGGTGCTGTCGTTTCGCGAATGGCCGGCGCTGGAGACGCTGACGCTGTCCGTCCACAAGCCGAAGATCCGGCCGGGGACGAAACGCGTCGGGGTGTCGCTCGACTGGACGCGGGGGGATTACCTGCGGTGGACGGGCGCGGCGGGGCAGCTGTAA
- the osmF gene encoding ABC transporter substrate-binding protein produces the protein MKLALPAPLLGLAFAAAAVAPGAHADTPVVVSSKIDTEGNLLGNLIVQVLKAHGIPVTEKIALGATPIVRKALVSGEIDIYPEYTGNAAFFFNKADDPVWKNASQGYDAAKKLDYAANHLVWLTPSPANNTWGVAVLAPLAQAQRLKTFSDFGKWVAGGGKVKLAASAEFVNSASALPSFEKAYGFKLKPDQLVVLSGGDTAATIKAAANQTDGVNAAMVYGTDGGIAASGLAVLDDDKHVQPVYAPAPVIRETVLKAHPQIADYLKPVFASLDLKTLQTLNSRIQINGEPAAGVAAQYLKAKGFVK, from the coding sequence ATGAAGCTCGCCCTGCCCGCCCCGCTCCTGGGGCTCGCGTTCGCCGCCGCCGCCGTCGCGCCCGGCGCGCACGCCGATACGCCCGTCGTGGTGTCGTCGAAGATCGATACCGAAGGCAACCTGCTCGGCAACCTGATCGTCCAGGTGCTGAAGGCGCACGGCATTCCCGTCACCGAAAAGATCGCGCTCGGCGCGACGCCGATCGTGCGCAAGGCGCTCGTCAGCGGCGAGATCGACATCTATCCCGAGTACACCGGCAACGCCGCGTTCTTCTTCAACAAGGCCGACGACCCGGTGTGGAAGAACGCGAGCCAGGGCTACGACGCCGCGAAGAAGCTCGACTACGCGGCCAACCACCTCGTCTGGCTGACGCCGTCGCCCGCCAACAATACGTGGGGCGTCGCGGTGCTCGCACCGCTCGCCCAGGCGCAGCGCCTGAAAACGTTCTCCGATTTCGGCAAGTGGGTGGCCGGCGGCGGCAAGGTGAAGCTCGCGGCGTCGGCCGAATTCGTCAACAGCGCGTCCGCGCTGCCGTCGTTCGAGAAGGCATACGGCTTCAAGCTGAAGCCGGACCAGCTCGTCGTGCTGTCCGGCGGCGACACGGCGGCCACCATCAAGGCCGCCGCGAACCAGACCGACGGCGTGAACGCGGCGATGGTCTACGGCACCGACGGCGGGATCGCGGCGAGCGGCCTCGCGGTGCTCGACGACGACAAGCACGTGCAGCCCGTCTACGCGCCGGCGCCGGTGATTCGCGAAACGGTGCTGAAGGCGCATCCGCAGATCGCCGACTACCTGAAGCCGGTGTTCGCGAGCCTCGACCTGAAGACGCTGCAGACGCTCAACAGCCGCATCCAGATCAACGGCGAGCCGGCCGCGGGCGTCGCCGCGCAATACCTGAAAGCGAAGGGCTTCGTCAAATGA
- a CDS encoding ABC transporter permease: MSAPAQPARAPLPRRLAPHVAQVARAAALALLLVLLFRPAWLHALFAPFADNGAPVIYDRASLLDLTLAHLGTVAASSLIGTLLAIAAGIAVTRPWGADFLPVARSVVNIGQTFPPVAVLALAVPAVGFGLKPVLIALVLYGLLPIFESTIAGIEDVPRDVVDAARGMGMSGWQQLKSVELPLAFPVIVNGIRLAVVINLGTATIGSTVAARGLGDVIIAGLQTANTAFVLQGGMIVGLLAVLVSDAIGALARVAGGRRG, translated from the coding sequence ATGAGCGCGCCTGCACAGCCGGCGCGTGCTCCGCTGCCGCGGCGGTTGGCGCCGCATGTCGCGCAGGTCGCGCGCGCAGCCGCGCTCGCGCTGCTCCTCGTGCTGCTGTTCCGGCCGGCCTGGCTGCACGCGCTGTTCGCGCCGTTCGCGGACAACGGCGCGCCCGTCATCTACGATCGCGCGAGCCTGCTCGACCTCACGCTCGCGCATCTCGGCACGGTCGCCGCATCGAGCCTGATCGGCACGCTGCTCGCGATCGCCGCGGGCATCGCGGTAACGCGGCCGTGGGGCGCGGATTTCCTGCCGGTCGCGCGCAGCGTCGTCAACATCGGCCAGACGTTCCCGCCGGTGGCCGTGCTCGCGCTCGCGGTGCCCGCGGTCGGCTTCGGCCTGAAGCCGGTGCTGATCGCGCTCGTGCTGTACGGGCTCCTGCCGATTTTCGAGAGCACGATCGCGGGCATCGAGGACGTGCCGCGCGACGTCGTCGACGCCGCGCGCGGGATGGGCATGAGCGGCTGGCAGCAGCTGAAATCCGTGGAGCTGCCGCTCGCGTTTCCGGTGATCGTCAACGGCATCCGCCTCGCGGTCGTCATCAACCTCGGCACCGCGACGATCGGCTCGACGGTCGCCGCGCGCGGGCTCGGCGACGTGATCATCGCCGGCCTGCAGACCGCGAACACCGCGTTCGTGCTGCAGGGCGGGATGATCGTCGGGCTGCTCGCGGTGCTGGTCAGCGACGCGATCGGGGCGCTCGCGAGGGTGGCGGGCGGGCGGCGGGGGTAG
- a CDS encoding sarcosine oxidase subunit alpha family protein, translating to MSQKDRLGTGGRINRAIPLTFTFNGRTYQGFQGDTLASALLANGVHFVARSFKYHRPRGIVTADVAEPNAVVQLESGPYTVPNARATEIELYQGLVATSVNAEPSLEHDKYAINQKLSRFMPAGFYYKTFMWPRNMWPKYEEKIREAAGLGKAPEVLDADRYDKCYAHCDVLVVGGGPSGLAAAHAAATAGARVILVDDQRELGGSLLSCRAEIDGKPALQWVEKIEAELRKLPDVTILSRSTAFGYQDHNLVTVTQRLTDHLPVSMRKGTRELLWKVRAKRVILATGAHERPIVFGNNDLPGVMLAGAVSAYIHRFGVLPGRDAVVFTNNDRGYQAALDLKACGAKVTVVDSRASSNGALPAAAKRQGVTVMSGAVVTAAAGKWRVSSVDVASYTNGQTGGKLKTLPCDLVAMSGGFSPVLHLFAQSGGKACWSDEKACFLPGKAVQPEASVGAAAGEFGLARALRLALDAGAEAAKAAGFSATQRPAAPKVAEAAEGALQPLWLVGSREAAARGPKQFVDFQNDVAAADILLAAREGFESVEHVKRYTAMGFGTDQGKLGNINGMAILAQALGKSIPETGTTTFRPNYTPVSFGTFAGRETGDFLDPIRKTCVHEWHVEHGAMFEDVGNWKRPWYFPKNGEDLHAAVKRECLAVRNSVGILDASTLGKIDIQGPDAVKLLNWMYTNPWGKLEVGKCRYGLMLDENGMVFDDGVTVRLADQHFMMTTTTGGAARVLTWLERWLQTEWPDMKVRLASVTDHWATFAVVGPKSRKVVQKVCQDIDFGNEAFPFMSYRNGTVAGVKARVMRISFSGELAYEVNVPANAGRAVWEALMAAGAEFDITPYGTETMHVLRAEKGYIIVGQDTDGSVTPYDLGMGGLVAKSKDFLGKRSLSRSDTAKEGRKQFVGLLTDDEQFVLPEGAQIVAKDTQVSTTEPTPMIGHVTSSYYSPILKRSIALAVVKGGLNKMGESVVIPLANGKRITAKISSPVFYDTEGVRQHVE from the coding sequence ATGAGCCAGAAAGACCGTCTCGGCACCGGTGGCCGCATCAATCGCGCGATTCCGCTGACCTTCACGTTCAACGGCCGCACCTATCAGGGCTTCCAGGGCGACACGCTCGCGTCCGCGCTGCTCGCGAACGGCGTGCACTTCGTCGCGCGCAGCTTCAAGTACCACCGCCCGCGCGGGATCGTGACGGCGGACGTCGCGGAGCCGAACGCCGTCGTGCAGCTCGAGTCCGGCCCGTACACCGTGCCGAACGCGCGCGCGACCGAGATCGAGCTGTACCAGGGCCTCGTCGCGACCAGCGTGAACGCGGAGCCGTCGCTCGAGCACGACAAGTACGCGATCAACCAGAAGCTGTCGCGCTTCATGCCCGCCGGGTTCTACTACAAGACCTTCATGTGGCCGCGCAACATGTGGCCGAAGTACGAAGAAAAGATCCGTGAAGCGGCCGGCCTCGGCAAGGCGCCCGAGGTGCTCGACGCCGATCGCTACGACAAGTGCTACGCGCATTGCGACGTGCTCGTCGTCGGCGGCGGCCCGTCGGGCCTCGCGGCCGCGCATGCGGCGGCGACGGCCGGCGCGCGCGTGATCCTCGTCGACGACCAGCGCGAGCTCGGCGGCAGCCTGCTGTCGTGCCGCGCGGAAATCGACGGCAAGCCCGCGCTGCAGTGGGTCGAGAAGATCGAGGCCGAGCTGCGCAAGCTGCCCGACGTGACGATCCTGTCGCGCAGCACCGCGTTCGGCTACCAGGACCACAACCTCGTGACGGTCACGCAGCGCCTGACCGATCACCTGCCGGTGTCGATGCGCAAGGGCACGCGCGAGCTGCTGTGGAAGGTCCGCGCGAAGCGCGTGATCCTCGCGACCGGCGCGCACGAGCGGCCGATCGTGTTCGGCAACAACGACCTGCCGGGCGTGATGCTCGCGGGCGCGGTGTCCGCGTACATCCATCGCTTCGGCGTGCTGCCGGGCCGCGACGCGGTCGTGTTCACGAACAACGACCGCGGCTACCAGGCGGCGCTCGACCTGAAGGCATGCGGCGCGAAGGTGACGGTCGTCGATTCGCGGGCGTCGAGCAACGGCGCGCTGCCCGCGGCGGCGAAGCGCCAGGGCGTGACGGTGATGAGCGGCGCGGTCGTGACGGCCGCAGCGGGCAAGTGGCGCGTCTCGTCGGTCGACGTCGCGTCCTACACGAACGGCCAGACGGGCGGCAAGCTGAAGACGCTGCCGTGCGACCTCGTCGCGATGTCGGGCGGCTTCAGCCCGGTGCTGCACCTGTTCGCGCAATCGGGCGGCAAGGCGTGCTGGAGCGACGAGAAAGCCTGCTTCCTGCCGGGCAAGGCCGTGCAGCCCGAGGCGAGCGTCGGCGCGGCGGCGGGCGAATTCGGCCTCGCGCGTGCGCTGCGGCTCGCGCTCGACGCGGGCGCGGAAGCGGCGAAGGCTGCCGGCTTCTCCGCCACGCAGCGCCCGGCCGCGCCGAAGGTCGCGGAAGCCGCGGAAGGCGCGCTGCAGCCGTTGTGGCTCGTCGGCAGCCGCGAGGCCGCCGCGCGCGGGCCGAAGCAGTTCGTCGATTTCCAGAACGACGTGGCGGCCGCCGACATCCTGCTCGCCGCGCGCGAAGGCTTCGAGTCGGTCGAGCACGTGAAGCGCTACACGGCGATGGGCTTCGGCACCGACCAGGGCAAGCTCGGCAACATCAACGGGATGGCGATCCTCGCGCAGGCGCTCGGCAAGTCGATTCCGGAGACGGGCACGACGACGTTCCGCCCGAACTACACGCCCGTTTCGTTCGGCACGTTCGCGGGCCGCGAGACCGGCGATTTCCTCGACCCGATCCGCAAGACCTGCGTGCACGAATGGCACGTCGAGCACGGCGCGATGTTCGAGGACGTCGGCAACTGGAAGCGGCCGTGGTACTTCCCGAAGAACGGCGAGGACCTGCACGCGGCGGTGAAGCGCGAATGCCTCGCGGTGCGCAACAGCGTCGGCATTCTCGACGCGTCGACGCTCGGCAAGATCGACATCCAGGGCCCGGACGCGGTGAAGCTCCTGAACTGGATGTACACGAACCCGTGGGGCAAGCTCGAAGTCGGCAAGTGCCGCTACGGGCTGATGCTCGACGAGAACGGGATGGTGTTCGACGACGGCGTGACGGTGCGCCTCGCCGACCAGCACTTCATGATGACGACCACGACCGGCGGCGCGGCGCGCGTGCTCACGTGGCTCGAACGCTGGCTGCAGACGGAATGGCCGGACATGAAGGTGCGCCTCGCGTCGGTGACGGACCACTGGGCGACCTTCGCGGTCGTCGGCCCGAAGAGCCGCAAGGTCGTGCAGAAGGTGTGCCAGGACATCGACTTCGGCAACGAGGCGTTCCCGTTCATGAGCTACCGCAACGGCACGGTGGCGGGCGTGAAGGCGCGCGTGATGCGGATCAGCTTCTCGGGCGAGCTGGCCTATGAAGTGAACGTGCCGGCGAATGCGGGCCGCGCGGTGTGGGAAGCGCTGATGGCCGCGGGCGCCGAGTTCGACATCACGCCGTACGGCACCGAGACGATGCACGTGCTGCGCGCGGAGAAGGGCTACATCATCGTCGGCCAGGATACCGACGGGTCGGTCACGCCGTACGACCTCGGGATGGGCGGGCTCGTCGCGAAGTCGAAGGACTTCCTCGGCAAGCGTTCGCTGTCGCGCTCGGATACCGCGAAGGAAGGCCGCAAGCAGTTCGTCGGCCTGCTGACCGACGACGAGCAGTTCGTGCTGCCGGAAGGCGCGCAGATCGTCGCGAAGGACACGCAGGTGTCGACGACCGAGCCGACGCCGATGATCGGCCACGTGACGTCGAGCTATTACAGCCCGATCCTGAAGCGCTCGATCGCGCTTGCGGTGGTGAAGGGCGGCCTGAACAAGATGGGCGAGAGCGTCGTGATTCCGCTGGCCAACGGCAAGCGCATCACCGCGAAGATCTCGAGCCCGGTTTTCTACGATACCGAAGGGGTGCGCCAGCATGTGGAATGA